A region of Zeugodacus cucurbitae isolate PBARC_wt_2022May chromosome 5, idZeuCucr1.2, whole genome shotgun sequence DNA encodes the following proteins:
- the LOC114804506 gene encoding putative mediator of RNA polymerase II transcription subunit 12, with product MYCAYYICTLSLCIGNALAVLYNGEAPREHAATVVGGLSQQQQKQHADQLTLPGYHYSAPAATTQQAFTGYRYNAPAAATATATETTTTTTTVRPPTTTAPTQSAAIGYNYNKPLAESDRNRQRFYHTQHYQPSQLTPALAVSSDADVRQQLALSAAPSYYVPQAEVVESSSKQPNFFVPRIVTAAAGAQKQTAQAATVLTGGYSYARPTSNAEAAADTSASYQQAFQQFADYLIWQRAQIKQQEQTEIRTQTAAQQQQHTVPYATQAAESPVLPQINFPYAYSEYGAATAVSGSPIQATTQTAPVTLATQNYAPTAATTTTAPATTLLASAPAPALIERRPLSNGQLLSGERFIGKDNTGVEYYMEMPSESFELPTYSTMEMTPSHDLSSSHVLSSNHVLSSSHDQSASQSYAQSNVVDKPAQQSTAQLFHNNAPYFYEPALRLEQQQQQQDQQQQRDAPTQQTYVVQEQAQQAVPQQQSQQFVSDNRFVQTFAQLPTEATKTQTSQPKETWFAEIPHWPQNVALQLQQQSQQHLLQQQQPLYSRVVKPLAQQAHELGQSQQQLQLQQQQQNQQQSQEQHQTQQQQFQSQQQQPIRQQYQSQQQQPSAKQNFYPKVQSLPPPQPQKVSTTSTAANSATPLDHNSQRQPQPTQPTTPTSNSNAFFNIGSSQYRRPHSNYGVPLESHKTSGYNYQRPVGQ from the exons ATGTATTGCGCG TACTATATTTGCACTTTATCGCTCTGCATTGGCAATGCTTTGGCTGTGCTATATAATGGCGAAGCGCCTAGGGAGCATGCTGCAACTGTTGTCGGTGGGCtgtctcaacaacaacaaaaacaacatgcaGACCAGCTAACACTTCCTGGCTATCATTACAGTGCGCCAGCAGCAACAACCCAACAAGCATTCACTGGCTATCGTTATAACGCACCGGCAGCAGCGACAGCGACAGCAACTGAaactacaacaaccacaactacaGTACGGCCACCAACCACAACCGCTCCCACACAGTCTGCAGCCATTGGGTATAATTATAACAAGCCGTTGGCCGAAAGCGATCGCAACCGACAACGCTTCTATCACACCCAACACTATCAGCCGAGTCAACTGACGCCCGCTTTGGCGGTAAGCAGCGATGCCGATGTGCGACAACAATTAGCGCTGAGTGCCGCGCCCAGTTATTATGTGCCACAAGCGGAAGTTGTCGAATCAAGTAGCAAGCAACCGAATTTCTTTGTGCCGCGCATTGTAACAGCTGCAGCTGGAGCGCAAAAGCAAACGGCACAAGCAGCCACTGTTTTGACGGGAGGTTACAGCTATGCGCGCCCGACGAGTAACGCCGAAGCGGCAGCTGACACGTCAGCATCCTATCAGCAAGCCTTTCAGCAGTTCGCCGACTATTTGATATGGCAAAGAGCGCAGATCAAGCAGCAGGAACAAACGGAAATTCGCACGCAAACAgcagcgcagcaacaacaacacacagttCCTTACGCCACACAAGCTGCTGAGAGCCCGGTGCTGCCGCAAATCAACTTTCCATATGCTTACAGCGAATATGGTGCCGCAACTGCAGTAAGCGGCAGTCCAATCCAAGCGACAACACAAACTGCGCCGGTGACTTTAGCTACACAAAATTACGCACCAACTGCTGCGACAACTACAACAGCGCCAGCCACAACTTTATTGGCTTCAGCACCAGCGCCAGCTTTGATTGAGAGACGTCCATTGAGCAACGGTCAATTGCTAAGCGGTGAACGTTTCATTGGGAAGGATAACACTGGCGTCGAGTACTATATGGAGATGCCATCCGAGTCGTTTGAACTGCCCACTTACAGCACCATGGAGATGACACCAAGTCACGACCTGAGCTCAAGCCACGTACTGAGCTCAAACCACGTACTGAGCTCCAGTCACGACCAAAGCGCTAGCCAAAGCTATGCTCAAAGTAATGTTGTTGACAAGCCTGCTCAACAATCAACAGCGCAGTTGTTCCATAATAATGCACCGTATTTTTATGAGCCCGCCTTGCGACtcgaacagcaacagcaacagcaagatcaacaacaacaacgggacGCTCCAACGCAGCAAACATATGTGGTTCAAGAGCAAGCGCAGCAGGCagtgccacaacaacaaagccaacaaTTCGTGAGTGACAATAGGTTTGTGCAAACATTTGCACAATTACCAACGGAAGCGACGAAAACGCAAACGTCTCAACCGAAAGAAACGTGGTTTGCAGAAATACCACATTGGCCGCAGAATGTAGCATTGCAGCTGCagcaacaatcacaacaacatttgttgcaacaacagcagccattGTATAGCCGTGTGGTTAAACCATTGGCACAACAAGCACATGAACTCGGTCAGTCACAACAACagttgcaattgcaacaacaacaacaaaatcaacaacaatcgCAAGAACAACAtcaaactcaacaacaacaattccaatcgcagcaacaacagccaATTAGACAACAATATCaatcgcagcaacaacaaccgtcAGCAAAGCAAAATTTTTACCCCAAAGTGCAGTCACTACCTCCCCCTCAACCACAGAAAGTTTCGACGACCTCCACTGCTGCAAACTCAGCAACCCCCTTGGATCATAACTCTCAGCGCCAACCACAGCCTACACAACCCACTACGCCCACAAGCAACTCCAACGCCTTCTTCAATATTGGTTCATCCCAATATCGTCGACCACATAGCAACTATGGTGTACCGTTAGAAAGTCATAAGACAAGCGGTTATAACTATCAGAGACCAGTCGGTCAGTGA
- the LOC105216722 gene encoding keratin, type I cytoskeletal 9 gives MKFFVFYGAAVVLLALNAYASAPTKAEARIRVAVKPKREAPLSSGYHGPSYKYLPPSSAAIGSNYNSYSSHGSSSSAASFGASGSAGLGYDYAHASAPKIETYIVQTEPAHSVHSSGGSSGSHHYTGHGSASHSAGGGYRYSSGAASHYSSAGAALLGHSGISSGGGHYKYQTKARPHVQTLILPAQTLTHGAVGSSSSSGGIHSSVNHGSGFGGAHGNFGSVGYQYAPTFGSSSHSTAGSGFGGAHGSAFAGAHSSAGAAFSGHSSANLGGHSVTYNPQQGYSYNGHSGINGAAFALGNSAHGAQFAHGGSSGGGATITFNNQDGYSNQEYASHSAPSIPSTSYGVPAGPAVASYHGGAADAGGNSYHGSADETPAYAVGHKGLGHFSFSASKPHALQSNFISSGNSVGHSEHSGRAPFKPSTLLGTSYEVSGPAAQYLPPTSPGYEYQSHAVLQGGAAAAGHINEPDSAYLPPVSTPGASYLPPQQH, from the exons ATGAAATTCTTT GTTTTCTACGGCGCCGCTGTGGTGCTTTTGGCGCTCAACGCCTACGCTTCCGCGCCAACAAAAGCTGAAGCGCGCATTAGAGTCGCAGTAAAGCCGAAACGCGAAGCGCCACTTTCCAGCGGCTACCATGGACCATCCTACAAGTATTTACCACCTTCATCTGCCGCAATTGGCAGCAACTACAATAGTTACAGTAGtcatggcagcagcagcagtgcggCCAGTTTTGGTGCAAGCGGCAGCGCTGGCTTAGGTTATGATTATGCGCACGCGAGCGCACCTAAAATTGAGACATACATTGTGCAAACCGAGCCTGCGCACAGCGTACACAGCAGTGGTGGAAGTAGCGGCAGTCATCACTATACTGGTCATGGCAGCGCAAGCCACAGTGCTGGTGGTGGCTATCGTTATAGCAGCGGCGCGGCGTCACACTACTCCAGCGCTGGCGCAGCATTGCTGGGTCATAGTGGCATtagcagcggcggcggccacTATAAGTATCAAACGAAAGCGCGTCCACATGTACAAACTTTGATATTACCCGCACAAACTTTAACGCATGGTGCagttggcagcagcagcagcagcggcggtaTACATAGCAGCGTCAATCATGGCAGTGGTTTTGGCGGTGCGCACGGCAATTTCGGCAGCGTTGGCTATCAGTATGCGCCCACTTTTGGCAGTTCATCGCACTCAACGGCGGGTAGTGGTTTTGGTGGCGCGCATGGGTCCGCGTTTGCTGGCGCTCACTCCAGCGCTGGTGCAGCATTTAGCGGTCACTCGAGCGCTAATCTGGGCGGCCACTCAGTTACTTACAATCCACAACAAGGTTACAGTTATAACGGCCATAGTGGTATCAACGGCGCCGCCTTTGCATTGGGCAACAGCGCTCATGGCGCTCAATTTGCTCATGGCGGTAGTAGTGGTGGCGGTGCAACGATTACGTTCAACAATCAAGACGGTTATAGCAATCAAGAGTATGCGTCGCATAGTGCGCCCAGCATACCATCGACTAGTTATGGCGTACCAGCTGGACCGGCGGTAGCCTCTTATCATGGCGGCGCTGCTGatgcaggtggcaactcttatcATGGCAGCGCTGACGAAACACCTGCCTATGCGGTGGGCCACAAAGGATTGGGTCATTTTAGTTTTAGCGCCAGCAAACCGCATGCTTTGCAGAGCAATTTTATTTCGTCTGGCAATAGTGTCGGTCACAGCGAACACTCGGGTAGAGCGCCCTTTAAGCCATCCACCCTGTTGGGCACTAGTTATGAGGTATCCGGTCCGGCTGCACAATATTTGCCACCCACATCACCTGGTTATGAATATCAATCGCATGCTGTGCTGCAAGGCGGCGCTGCAGCAGCTGGGCATATAAATGAACCGGACTCAGCGTACTTGCCACCGGTTTCAACACCCGGCGCTAGCTATTTGCCGCCTCAACAACATTGA
- the LOC105216723 gene encoding atypical kinase COQ8B, mitochondrial, whose translation MARSAQDALAILRGIQLVAEALCREQSALCRNRWNQSSVRELLQGNLQQSANYFQKVGEQPAEELKKLQQLLQETSERTCVVVEGLRQLAVAKAPMSQQQLQRTMGDTFGGSSSSNAGGKQQTVGDKTAASGNISVSNIDGTKVSSQLDAAHLDISSITLNELEEILTKRNKNRDISLRTPTTEHKQVKDEHVQKAETLAASQPTLTAVANEAAAATVETITQPKAAASKPVSGTLKADTVYVENILKVIAGQTDTAEATQQTPPIELPTLSKVAKQRRVPSSRLGRMASFGGLFAGLGVGTINELTKGALGLGGSKNLKEALLSPANAERIVDTLCKVRGAALKIGQILSIQDSNVVSPQLAKAFERVRQAADYMPDWQVERVMNTQLGADWRDLLESFDDKPFAAASIGQVHRATLKNGMQVAIKIQYPGVAQSIESDIDNLVGMLKVWDVFPHGFFIDNVVKVAKRELTWEVDYTREAEYTDKFKQMIAAYPEYYVPTVIKDLTTSSVLTTELVPGVPLDKCFELSYEHRHHIGSSVLKLCLRELFEIECMQTDPNWSNFLYDIDSKRLMLIDFGSTRFYQKKFIQNYRQIIINAVENNREGVLLMSREMGFLTGYESKQMEEAHVDAVMILGEMFSFDGEFDFGKQNTTERIAHLVPTMVAHRLCPPPEEIYSIHRKLSGIFLLCARLNVRLNCRPYYDEIVIKKFKQ comes from the exons ATGGCTCGTTCGGCACAAGATGCTCTCGCTATTTTGCGGGGCATACAATTGGTAGCGGAGGCGTTATGTCGCGAACAGAGCGCACTATGTCGAAACCGTTGGAATCAGTCGAGCGTACGCGAACTCTTGCAAGGTAATCTACAGCAGAgcgcaaattattttcaaaaagttgGCGAACAACCTGCAGAggaattgaaaaaattacaacaattgctGCAGGAAACCAGTGAGCGCACTTGTGTTGTAGTCGAGGGTTTACGTCAATTAGCTGTTGCGAAAGCGCCTATGAGTCAGCAACAATTGCAGCGTACAATGGGTGACACTTttggtggcagcagcagcagcaatgctGGTGGCAAGCAACAAACTGTTGGCGATAAAACTGCTGCTAGCGGTAATATAAGTGTTAGCAATATAGATGGCACTAAGGTGAGCAGCCAATTGGATGCTGCACACTTGGATATCTCATCGATAACATTAAATGAGCTGGAAGAGATACTAACCAAACGTAATAAGAATCGTGATATAAGTTTGCGTACGCCAACCACAGAACATAAGCAAGTTAAAGATGAGCATGTACAAAAGGCGGAAACGTTAGCAGCTAGCCAACCAACGTTGACAGCTGTTGCCAAcgaggcagcagcagcaacagtggAAACCATTACACAACCCAAAGCAGCTGCTTCAAAACCTGTAAGCGGCACACTAAAAGCCGATACAGTTTATGTGGAGAATATACTAAAAGTAATTGCCGGACAAACGGATACGGCGGAGGCAACGCAACAAACACCACCGATTGAACTACCAACGCTAAGTAAAGTTGCTAAGCAACGACGTGTACCGTCCAGTCGTTTGGGACGCATGGCTTCCTTTGGTGGCCTGTTCGCTGGGCTAGGTGTCGGCACCATAAATGAACTAACTAAAGGTGCGCTCGGCTTAGGtggttcaaaaaatttaaaagaggcCTTATTAAGTCCAGCCAATGCTGAACGCATTGTGGACACACTTTGCAAGGTACGCGGTGCCGCTTTGAAAATCGGTCAAATACTTAGCATACAAGATTCGAATGTGGTGTCACCGCAATTGGCGAAGGCTTTTGAACGTGTGCGCCAAGCGGCCGACTATATGCCAGATTGGCAAGTGGAACGCGTTATGAACACACAATTAGGCGCGGACTGGCGTGATTTATTGGAGAGTTTCGACGATAAACCATTTGCGGCTGCTTCCATTGGACAG GTGCATCGTGCAACATTGAAAAACGGCATGCAAGTGgctataaaaattcaatatccTGGTGTAGCGCAAAGTATCGAAAgtgatattgataatttagtggGCATGTTAAAAGTGTGGGACGTGTTTCCGCATGGATTTTTCATCGATAATGTGGTGAAG GTCGCCAAACGTGAATTAACTTGGGAAGTAGATTATACACGCGAAGCAGAGTATACtgacaaatttaaacaaatgatTGCCGCCTATCCAGAATACTATGTGCCTACGGTCATTAAAGATTTGACCACAAGTAGTGTGCTCACAACAGAATTGGTGCCGGGTGTGCCGCTGGACAAATGCTTTGAGTTGAG TTATGAGCATCGCCATCACATTGGTTCCTCGGTACTCAAGTTATGTTTGCGCGAACTATTCGAGATCGAGTGCATGCAAACCGATCCGAATTGGTCGAATTTCCTTTACGATATTGATAGCAAGCGTTTAATGTTAATTGATTTTGGTTCAACACGTTTTTATCAAAAGAAATTCATACAAAACTATCGGCAG ATAATTATAAACGCTGTGGAAAACAATCGTGAGGGCGTTTTACTTATGTCACGTGAAATGGGCTTCCTCACTGGCTATGAAAGCAAACAAATGGAGGAGGCGCATGTCGATGCCGTTATGATATTGGGTGAAATGTTTAGTTTCGATGGTGAATTCGATTTTGGTAAACAA AATACCACTGAACGTATCGCCCATTTAGTACCGACAATGGTCGCCCATCGCCTATGCCCACCACCAGAGGAGATCTATTCGATACATCGCAAATTGTCGggcatatttttgttgtgcGCTCGCCTTAATGTACGCCTAAATTGTCGCCCCTACTACGACGAAATTGTGATTAAGAAATTTAAGCAATGA
- the LOC105216719 gene encoding uncharacterized protein LOC105216719: MQRGVLNVNSFTWNTQTTKTLICMLLICYTTTQTTNAHPVSIAEISGKTGKNIATTSSAATLLIKPSPQDAQLNSLNAYATNYGHFATQFANNAAPGGNTNANTDSSSSGSTNSQLNTNHFKASFKLPDIENNFTPLQTYNNGNNMPHAAPLTTIAATPNANTNNNLPQATPVLMQYLPHALPETGVHYLQLIPTRPLILPISPSYLNGNAPSAVAQNAVNAAAHALHPPLAAAINAAPMDYGARAPPLLTPEPINSQQHTAPLANMLDLTNAAPPPYGVHTYANSLQPYRNSYRINREVKGKNFPGTMTLNMNEYIPGPNETLRPLYMRGRP; the protein is encoded by the coding sequence ATGCAGCGTGGCGTGCTCAATGTAAACAGCTTCACATGGAATACACAAACAACGAAAACGCTCATATGCATGCTCTTAATTTGCTACACCACAACACAAACAACGAATGCCCATCCCGTCTCAATAGCCGAGATAAGTGGAAAAACTGGAAAAAATATTGCCACCACATCGTCGGCCGCAACATTGCTGATCAAGCCGAGTCCACAAGATGCCCAATTGAATTCGCTCAATGCCTATGCGACCAATTATGGACACTTTGCGACGCAGTTCGCCAACAATGCAGCGCCGGGCGGCAATACTAACGCGAACacagacagcagcagcagcggcagcacgAACAGTCAACTGAATACCAATCATTTTAAGGCATCTTTCAAATTGCCAGATATCGAGAATAATTTTACACCCTTACAAACCTATAATAACGGCAATAATATGCCGCATGCTGCACCTTTAACCACAATTGCTGCCACACCGAATgccaacaccaataacaatctACCACAAGCCACACCCGTTCTAATGCAATATCTGCCACATGCATTGCCGGAAACTGGTGTACATTATCTGCAATTGATACCGACACGTCCGCTTATTCTGCCCATTAGTCCGTCGTATTTAAATGGCAATGCACCATCGGCTGTAGCACAAAATGCCGTCAATGCTGCAGCACATGCTCTACATCCACCATTGGCGGCCGCCATCAATGCTGCACCAATGGATTATGGCGCACGTGCACCACCGCTACTAACGCCGGAGCCAATTAATAGTCAACAGCATACTGCACCGTTAGCAAATATGCTAGATCTAACGAATGCGGCACCGCCACCATacggtgtacatacatatgcgaatAGCTTGCAGCCATATCGCAACAGTTATCGCATAAATCGTGAGGTGAAGGGTAAGAATTTTCCCGGCACAATGACACTCAATATGAACGAATATATACCGGGTCCCAATGAGACGTTGCGACCACTCTATATGCGCGGTAGACCGTGA
- the LOC105216724 gene encoding FAD synthase — MTNIGHLLHCVSKQIKSSERDALISSFLAKATETENVKPDHCAIRRVERLEKEAFAFFAQALHIYQADEWMLSFNGGKDCTVLLDLLQAFFKRNKCISHVRVPVLYIESDDSFEEVEAVVLDCERRYNIELIRHKGCIKDVLTQVLAERPEIRAVFMGSRRTDPYCENLNAMQVTDVGWPSVMRISPLLDWSYRDIWYYTFVRQVPYCRLYEQGYTSLGQKHNTMPNPHLRMFDPITRAVTYKHAAELTDAEFERAGRTKKDYVESCEKELEQENAEAAVAK; from the exons atgacgaatatcGGTCATTTGCTGCACTGTGTgtctaaacaaataaaaagctcTGAACGTGATGCACTTATCAGCTCTTTTCTTGCAAAAGCAACGGAAACAGAAAATGTTAAGCCAGATCACTGCGCTATAAGGCGTGTTGAGCGTTTGGAAAAGGAAGCTTTTGCG TTTTTTGCGCAAGCTTTGCATATCTATCAAGCCGACGAATGGATGTTATCGTTTAACGGCGGCAAAGATTGCACTGTGCTGCTGGATTTATTACAGGCTTTCTTCAAACGCAACAAATGCATCAGTCATGTACGCGTGCCAGTATTGTATATTGAATCGGACGACAGTTTTGAAGAGGTCGAAGCTGTGGTGTTGGATTGCGAAAGACGCTATAATATAGAGTTAATAAGACATAAAGGCTGTATAAAGGATGTGCTGACGCAAGTGCTCGCAGAAAGACCCGAGATACGTGCTGTATTCATGGGTAGCAGACGCACAGATCCATATTGTGAGAACTTGAATGCCATGCAG GTTACCGATGTGGGTTGGCCAAGTGTAATGCGTATAAGCCCACTGCTCGACTGGAGCTACAGAGATATTTGGTATTATACATTTGTGCGTCAAGTACCCTACTGCCGACTATATGAGCAGGGCTACACATCGTTGGGACAAAAACATAATACAATGCCAAATCCTCATTTACGCATGTTTGATCCGATCACGAGAGCTGTTACGTATAAACATGCTGCTGAACTGACGGATGCTGAATTTGAACGCGCTGGCCGTACTAAAAAAGATTATGTGGAGAGTTGTGAAAAAGAGCTGGAGCAGGAAAACGCAGAAGCGGCGGTAGCAAAATAG